The Verrucomicrobiia bacterium genome has a segment encoding these proteins:
- a CDS encoding response regulator transcription factor: MHSTQHMNLNIAIIDDSGGARDGLAALVRMTPGHHLVSVCSTGRGALAELPQTRPKVVLIEMNLRDIPGPDCIRRLRSLIPGVEIIAITTRPELPHILAAMAAGAHGYLLKDSPPQRVLEAIQEVATGGAPLAPAIARCLIEQLYQDRPGPAEAIRLSRREEQVLWRLADGLRAKEVATVLNISTYTVQTHVRNIYSKLGVKSVAEAVACYLRRDLRTPPA; the protein is encoded by the coding sequence ATGCACTCCACCCAACACATGAACCTCAACATTGCCATCATTGATGACAGCGGCGGTGCCCGTGACGGGCTCGCCGCACTGGTCCGGATGACTCCCGGCCACCACCTCGTCTCCGTATGCAGCACCGGCCGGGGCGCCCTCGCCGAGCTGCCCCAGACCCGGCCGAAAGTCGTCCTCATCGAAATGAACCTCAGAGATATTCCGGGTCCGGACTGCATCCGGCGCCTGAGATCCCTGATTCCGGGGGTCGAGATCATTGCGATCACGACCCGTCCAGAACTGCCCCACATCCTCGCCGCCATGGCCGCGGGGGCCCATGGCTATCTCCTCAAGGACTCGCCCCCGCAGCGCGTTCTGGAAGCCATCCAGGAGGTGGCCACGGGCGGGGCTCCACTGGCTCCGGCCATCGCCCGCTGCCTCATCGAACAATTGTACCAGGACCGCCCCGGGCCTGCCGAGGCGATCCGCCTGAGCCGGCGGGAGGAACAAGTCCTGTGGCGGCTCGCCGACGGGCTGCGGGCCAAGGAAGTGGCCACCGTGCTCAACATCAGCACCTACACGGTCCAGACCCATGTGCGAAACATCTACTCCAAGCTCGGGGTCAAATCCGTCGCCGAGGCGGTGGCCTGCTACCTCCGACGCGATTTGCGGACCCCGCCGGCGTGA
- a CDS encoding secretin N-terminal domain-containing protein, with the protein MNPSTFQPTVLHPRRTELLRRLSLALLVAVTVTTTDAQSPRDAQSGGTRPSRRRLEQWRTVDRELSQAEWPVLPPAGIPERPARSVEVERPASPADSLAPDRPLYSFSAADLDLKEALALFARANRLNVVPDADVTGVITVDLHDLPLPVVMRALLEAADCGWTESEGLIRVRTTESRSFLIDYLRLQRKGLGQNSATLAAGTSGGGTTVATASGSQTVGGGASGATGGSSVQLTAENTINFWTELRDDLTRLLTAPGRDTLAINPTAGLIVVTDRPSALRRVERYLDRLQHTVQRQVDIEARLYDVTLSDQFEFGINWEEVIRTSGGAFGMAGSPMITRPLGGFDLSPATLTLAFENDQASLLMKALQEQGEVRVISKPRLRTLNNQTALIKVGTEMPFFQNQSTIVPGGGTTAGASAVIEQDTVISVTVGTILAITPQISGDDWVTLDISPVLTSLLETKISPNRSTTAPVLDIKQASTLIRVRSGTTIAMGGLIQTESARLRRKIPGLGDIPWLGRLFQGDFDARRKKELVC; encoded by the coding sequence ATGAACCCATCCACCTTCCAACCGACCGTCCTGCATCCACGGCGTACAGAGCTGCTCCGGCGACTGAGTCTGGCGCTTCTCGTCGCGGTGACCGTCACCACGACGGATGCGCAATCACCCCGCGACGCGCAATCCGGCGGCACCCGCCCTTCCCGGCGTCGTCTGGAACAATGGCGGACGGTGGATCGCGAACTGTCGCAGGCGGAATGGCCCGTCCTCCCTCCCGCCGGGATTCCGGAAAGGCCCGCGCGATCCGTGGAGGTCGAGCGTCCAGCCTCGCCTGCCGATTCGCTCGCTCCAGACCGGCCGTTGTACTCGTTTTCGGCCGCCGACCTGGACCTCAAGGAGGCCCTGGCCCTGTTCGCGAGGGCCAACCGTCTCAACGTGGTCCCGGATGCCGACGTCACCGGGGTGATCACCGTGGATCTGCACGATCTGCCGCTGCCGGTCGTGATGCGGGCCCTGCTGGAGGCCGCGGACTGCGGATGGACGGAATCCGAAGGGCTCATCCGCGTGAGAACCACGGAAAGCCGTTCCTTCCTGATTGACTACCTGCGGTTGCAACGCAAGGGCCTCGGACAGAACTCGGCCACGCTGGCCGCCGGCACCTCGGGTGGCGGGACCACCGTCGCCACCGCATCGGGCTCCCAGACCGTGGGCGGGGGCGCCTCCGGCGCCACGGGCGGTTCGTCCGTCCAGCTCACCGCCGAGAACACCATCAATTTCTGGACCGAGCTCCGCGACGACCTGACCCGCCTGCTCACGGCGCCGGGCCGCGACACCCTGGCGATCAATCCCACGGCCGGCCTCATCGTGGTTACCGACCGGCCGTCCGCGCTGAGGCGCGTCGAGCGCTATCTGGACCGTCTCCAGCACACGGTGCAGCGGCAGGTGGACATCGAGGCGCGGCTGTATGACGTGACGCTCAGCGACCAGTTCGAGTTCGGCATCAACTGGGAGGAGGTCATCCGGACCTCAGGCGGTGCATTCGGGATGGCCGGCTCCCCGATGATCACCCGTCCCCTCGGCGGCTTCGATCTGTCCCCTGCCACGCTCACCCTGGCGTTCGAGAATGATCAGGCCTCGCTCCTGATGAAGGCCCTCCAGGAGCAGGGGGAGGTGCGGGTGATCTCCAAGCCAAGGCTCCGGACGCTGAACAACCAGACGGCACTCATCAAGGTCGGCACCGAGATGCCCTTCTTTCAAAACCAGTCCACCATAGTGCCCGGAGGGGGAACCACGGCCGGGGCATCGGCGGTCATCGAGCAGGACACGGTGATCAGCGTCACCGTGGGGACGATCCTGGCAATCACTCCGCAGATCTCCGGGGACGACTGGGTGACGCTCGACATCTCCCCGGTGCTCACCAGCCTCCTCGAGACCAAAATCTCCCCCAACCGCAGTACCACGGCGCCAGTCCTCGACATCAAACAGGCCTCCACCCTCATCCGGGTCCGGAGTGGGACCACCATCGCAATGGGCGGGCTGATCCAGACGGAGTCCGCAAGGCTTCGACGCAAGATTCCCGGCCTCGGGGACATCCCGTGGCTTGGCCGGCTGTTCCAAGGCGACTTCGACGCCCGAAGGAAGAAGGAACTCGTATGCTGA